From Pyrenophora tritici-repentis strain M4 chromosome 1, whole genome shotgun sequence, the proteins below share one genomic window:
- a CDS encoding PAP2 domain-containing protein — protein MPAQQHRLASNDLLNKPGFLGAAARFWQIQIQFLASPFHRMFSLDNLAISYPHATTERVSVPWLFIYAGAVPLGILIAWALLVRPGAHKAHVTLLGWGISMVLTMFITDVIKNAVGRPRPDLIARCKPKPGTPAHTLVTWEFCV, from the exons ATGCCTGCGCAACAACACAGGCTCGCTTCCAATGACTTGCTCAACAAGCCTGGTTTCTTGGGCGCTGCGGCCCGCTTCTGGCAG ATACAGATTCAATTCCTCGCCTCCCCCTTCCACCGCATGTTCTCGCTCGACAACCTCGCCATATCGTACCCCCACGCAACCACCGAACGCGTCTCCGTGCCCTGGCTCTTCATTTACGCCGGCGCCGTCCCGCTCGGCATACTAATCGCCTGGGCCTTACTCGTCCGTCCAGGTGCCCACAAAGCCCACGTCACACTGCTCGGCTGGGGCATCAGCATGGTGCTCACAATGTTCATCACAGACGTGATCAAGAACGCAGTTGGGCGCCCGCGACCCGACCTCATCGCGCGGTGTAAACCCAAACCGGGGACGCCGGCACATACGCTGGTGACGTGGGAG TTTTGCGTTTAG
- a CDS encoding Brix multi-domain protein, producing the protein MAAPKPNTASGLKPKNKLRRQAAFLSIKKAREADKRDARLRRKREEEKNPALREERLAHNKPTTIESKRVWDEPVGDEEDALGWAIDVERLAKRRKLEQEEAAEKAGDQNGEEEGILAKLKKRDQETLSPEFLKQKFPSIFNPPEQDPQILITTSINSTLHKEADILTGLFPNSTYIRRTKHVHAHKYSVKEIASFASARGYTALVILMQAEHEKKPDGLDIVTLPHGPHFHFSVSNWIEGKKLPRHATDTGHYPELILNQFKTPLGILTAHLFKNLFPAKPELEGRQVLTLHNQRDYIFVRRHRYVFRDKRGSEKSVVGNDGKPIPGVEDVRVGMQEIGPRMTLKLRRIDRGIQFKSGQEWQWKGRMEKKRTRFNM; encoded by the exons ATGGCCGCCCCTAAGCCAAACACCGCCTCTGGCCTCAAGCCCAAGAACAAACTCCGCCGACAGGCTGCCTTTCTGTCGATCAAAAAAGCTCGAGAAGCCGACAAGCGCGACGCAAGACTCCGTCGCAAGCGCGAGGAAGAAAAGAACCCGGCCCTGCGTGAAGAGCGACTTGCCCACAATAAACCCACGACCATTGAAAGCAAGCGAGTATGGGACGAGCCAGTTGGCGACGAGGAGGATGCGCTGGGCTGGGCAATAGACGTTGAGAGACTGGCCAAGAGGAGAAAGCTGGAGCAAGAGGAGGCCGCTGAGAAAGCGGGCGACCAAAATGGCGAGGAAGAAGGCATACTAGCCAAGCTGAAGAAGCGCGATCAAGAAACC CTCTCTCCCGAATTCCTCAAGCAGAAGTTCCCCTCCATCTTCAACCCCCCGGAACAAGACCCCCAAATCCTAATCACCACAAGCATAAACTCAACCCTCCACAAAGAAGCAGACATCCTCACCGGCCTCTTCCCAAACAGCACCTACATCCGCCGCACCAAACACGTGCACGCGCACAAATACAGCGTCAAGGAAATCGCCTCCTTCGCCTCTGCCCGCGGGTACACCGCCCTCGTCATCCTCATGCAAGCCGAGCACGAAAAGAAGCCCGACGGCCTCGATATCGTCACTCTCCCCCACGGCCCCCATTTCCACTTTAGCGTCTCAAATTGGATCGAGGGCAAGAAGTTGCCACGCCATGCTACCGATACGGGACATTACCCCGAACTCATCCTTAACCAGTTCAAAACCCCTCTCGGTATACTAACAGCTCATCTCTTCAAGAACCTTTTCCCGGCCAAACCCGAATTAGAGGGCAGACAGGTGCTTACGCTGCATAATCAGCGCGATTACATTTTCGTGCGTAGGCATCGCTATGTTTTTAGGGATAAGCGCGGGTCGGAGAAGTCGGTTGTCGGGAATGATGGGAAACCTATTCCAGGGGTTGAGGACGTTAGGGTGGGCATGCAGGAGATTGG ACCACGAATGACGCTCAAACTCCGTAGGATAGATCGGGGGATCCAGTTCAAGAGTGGGCAGGAGTGGCAGTGGAAGGGCCGTatggagaagaagaggacgAGGTTTAATATGTAG
- a CDS encoding GRS1, Glycyl-tRNA synthetase (class II), with protein sequence MPSDTTTFKGKPFERAAFEQLMKHKYFYAPSFDIYGGVAGLYDYGPPGSALTDNIVDIWREHFVLEEDMLKVDPTILTTHEVLKTSGHVDKFADWMSKDPDSGEIFRADHLVEEVLEARLKGDKEARGQKVEVEEEDPKKKKKKVKNIAAVKLDDAMVQEIEEVLAKIDNYDGKELGQLMEKYNIKNPTTNGPLLPPTAFNLMFETAIGPSANLPAYLRPETAQGQFVNFQKLLDHNMQQMPFASASIGKSFRNEISPRQGLLRVREFLMAEIEHFVDPEGGKKHPRFDEVKDVELELLNRDVQLSGKTTVETTKIGKAVETGIVDNETLGYFLARIQLFLLKIGVDPKKIRFRQHMANEMAHYAADCWDAELLTSYGWIECVGCADRSAYDLSVHMKRTGAPLIVRETRKEPLQIEEWQCDLDKKRFGPKFKKDGKTVEAAIDALSQEVREKLSLDLEKEGKIVIDVPEVGNGKVEIPKELITIEKRTRVETMREYTPNVIEPSFGIGRIFYALCEHVYWTREQDEARAVLSFPPAVAPTKVLIVPLSSNPDFEPFVRKLKDKLRRLGISNRVDASGASIGKRYARNDELGTPLGITIDFQSIKDNTFTLRDRDTTEQVRSSLDEIAKAIANIVKGEEKWSDVAARLPKFEGQEVD encoded by the exons ATGCCTAGCGATACTACCACATTCAAGGGCAAGCCCTTTGAGCGCGCTGCTTTCGAGCAGCTCATGAAG CACAAGTACTTCTATGCGCCCTCGTTCGACATCTACGGTGGTGTCGCCGGTCTCTACGATTACGGCCCACCCGGTTCCGCACTCACTGACAATATTGTTGACATATGGCGGGAACACTTCGTGCTCGAGGAGGACATGCTCAAGGTCGACCCCACTATCCTCACCACACATGAGGTTCTCAAGACGTCTGGTCACGTCGACAAGTTTGCAGACTGGATGTCCAAGGATCCCGATAGTGGCGAGATTTTCCGTGCCGATCACTTGGTCGAGGAGGTGCTCGAGGCCAGGCTAAAGGGCGACAAGGAGGCACGCGGCCAAAAGGTAGAGGTTGAGGAGGAAGACccaaagaagaaaaagaagaaggtcAAGAACATTGCTGCGGTGAAGCTCGACGATGCCATGGTACAAGAGATTGAGGAAGTCCTGGCCAAGATCGACAACTACGACGGCAAGGAGCTCGGCCAGCTGATGGAGAAGTACAACATCAAGAACCCCACAACCAATGGCCCACTCCTGCCTCCGACCGCCTTCAACCTCATGTTCGAGACGGCCATTGGTCCATCCGCCAACTTGCCCGCATACCTACGACCTGAGACCGCCCAGGGCCAGTTTGTAAACTTCCAGAAACTGCTGGACCACAACATGCAGCAAATGCCTTTTGCTTCCGCATCCATCGGCAAGTCTTTCCGAAACGAAATCTCCCCCCGCCAAGGTCTGCTCCGTGTTCGCGAGTTCCTCATGGCTGAGATTGAGCACTTTGTCGATCCCGAAGGCGGCAAGAAACACCCGCGATTCGATGAGGTCAAGGATGTTGAGCTCGAGCTGCTCAACCGGGACGTCCAGCTTTCCGGCAAAACCACGGTTGAGACGACAAAGATTGGAAAGGCAGTTGAGACTGGTATTGTAGACAACGAGACGCTGGGCTACTTCCTGGCCCGCATCCAGCTTTTCCTCTTGAAGATTGGTGTCGACCCCAAGAAGATTCGTTTCAGGCAGCACATGGCCAACGAAATGGCACATTACGCAGCAGACTGTTGGGATGCCGAGCTACTCACATCATACGGCTGGATCGAGTGCGTTGGCTGCGCTGACCGAAGTGCGTACGATCTTTCTGTGCACATGAAGAGGACTGGCGCACCCTTGATTGTCCGTGAGACAAGAAAAGAGCCTCTGCAGATTGAGGAGTGGCAATGCGATCTCGACAAGAAGCGGTTTGGACCCAAGTTCAAAAAGGACGGCAAGACGGTCGAAGCCGCCATCGATGCCTTGTCGCAAGAAGTACGCGAGAAGCTGTCGCTAGACTTGGAAAAGGAGGGCAAGATTGTGATTGATGTTCCTGAGGTCGGTAATGGCAAAGTTGAAATACCAAAGGAACTCATCACTATCGAAAAGCGCACCAGGGTAGAGACGATGCGGGAATACACACCCAACGTCATTGAGCCATCGTTTGGTATCGGTCGCATATTCTAC GCGCTCTGTGAGCACGTATACTGGACACGTGAGCAAGACGAAGCCCGTGCTGTCCTCTCGTTCCCCCCAGCGGTTGCACCGACAAAGGTGTTGATCGTGCCTCTCAGCTCAAATCCCGACTTTGAGCCTTTTGTTCGAAAGCTCAAGGACAAGCTGCGAAGACTCGGCATCTCCAACCGCGTCGATGCTTCGGGTGCATCAATAGGCAAGCGATATGCG CGTAACGATGAGCTTGGCACTCCCCTCGGTATCACTATCGATTTCCAGTCGATCAAAGACAACACCTTCACGCTACGAGACCGGGACACAACAGAGCAGGTTCGCTCAAGCCTGGACGAGATTGCAAAGGCTATTGCCAATATCGTAAAGGGCGAGGAGAAATGGTCAGATGTTGCAGCACGGTTACCCAAGTTTGAGGGTCAAGAGGTGGATTGA
- a CDS encoding FabG, Dehydrogenase with different specificities (related to short-chain alcohol dehydrogenase), with protein MASPLSAATLFNVQGMVAVITGGGSGIGLTMTKTLVLNGARRVYIIGRRESILRSAAESIDPNVVIPIQGDVTKIEDLEEISATITQQEGSINLLIANAGIMGPRPLKTFSSEALSEKEKAQQYASHALATPMEDFTNTYHVNGSAVYYTAMAFLPLLVAGNENTATTGSTSQIITTSSIAGFSRLPGASFAYNSSKAAVTHMSKMLASALVGFRVRCNVLAPGVFPTDMTPGIIQGLSGTEDGKVDRGIIPVERVGSDEDIAGAVLWMVGRAGAYLNGSVVVVDGGRLGVLPSSY; from the exons ATGGCATCTCCCCTCTCAGCTGCCACACTATTCAATGTACAAGGCATGGTCGCCGTCATCACAGGCGGTGGATCCG GCATCGGCCTCACAATGACAAAGACCCTCGTCCTCAACGGCGCCCGCAGGGTCTACATCATTGGGCGGCGGGAGTCAATTCTCCGCTCTGCCGCCGAATCCATCGACCCTAACGTCGTCATCCCAATACAAGGCGACGTAACGAAAATCGAAGACTTGGAAGAAATCAGTGCCACCATAACCCAGCAAGAAGGCTCCATTAACCTCCTCATCGCCAACGCCGGCATCATGGGACCGCGACCCCTCAAGACATTCTCCTCGGAAGCACTATCAGAAAAGGAAAAAGCGCAACAATACGCCTCCCACGCTCTAGCCacgccaatggaagacttCACAAACACTTACCACGTCAACGGTTCAGCTGTCTATTACACAGCCATGGCATTCCTCCCCCTCCTAGTCGCCGGCAACGAAAACACTGCTACTACAGGCTCCACCTCTCAAATCATCACTACCTCCAGCATCGCCGGTTTCTCCCGCCTCCCCGGCGCGTCTTTTGCTTACAACAGCAGTAAGGCGGCTGTCACGCACATGAGCAAAATGCTTGCGTCGGCGCTGGTGGGGTTCAGGGTCAGGTGTAATGTACTTGCTCCCGGCGTGTTTCCGACAGACATGACACCGGGGATTATTCAGGGGTTATCAGGGACAGAAGACGGGAAGGTGGATAGAGGGATTATTCCGGTGGAGAGGGTGGGTAGTGATGAAGATATTGCCGGGGCGGTGTTGTGGATGGTGGGGAGGGCAGGGGCGTATTTGAACGGgagtgttgttgttgtcgatGGGGGCAGATTAGGGGTTTTGCCTTCGAGTTATTAG
- a CDS encoding POP2, mRNA deadenylase subunit, translating to MRFAHGAQIQENAARGQDGAKGIAGQRIREVWRSNLHQEMDMLRTLIDQYPYISMDTEFPGVVARPIGDFNSKASYHYQTVRCNVDLLKIIQLGVTLFNVQGDVPPSHLDTSNLRYKPKSLQRHASNIVVCPCTWSFNFNFALEEDMYNEESIQMLKKSGADFEKHREQGIDPKEFGSLLTTSGMVISEDVNWISFHSGYDFAYMLKMLTSKPLPEDEEAYRKLVKMFFPKLLDVKYLWRHANNLVRRGVIGSTATNILNNLGTKSGLQDLADELGCQRVGNSHTAGSDAWLTGVVFWEMKKKIFDGTVPEEMSGHMWGLTGVGPPASATAQAAVIAAQGASQGLSGFQQGVNNTFYPGNARHGVDGPSTPTNHPAGLANTPGPTGMMTPGAYGYGNK from the exons ATGCGATTTGCCCACGGTGCCCAGATACAAGAGAATGCCGCTCGTGGCCAGGATGGTGCTAAAGGCATTGCAGGTCAGCGGATACGAGAGGTGTGGCGGTCCAACCTGCACCAAGAGATGGACATGCTACGCACTCTCATCGATCAGTACCCCTATATCAGCATG GACACCGAATTCCCCGGTGTGGTTGCACGGCCTATCGGAGACTTCAACTCAAAGGCGTCATATCACTACCAAACAGTTCGCTGCAACGTCGACTTGCTCAAGATCATTCAGCTCGGTGTCACCCTCTTCAACGTACAAGGCGACGTTCCACCCTCGCATCTCGATACTTCAAACCTCCGCTACAAGCCAAAGTCGCTACAAAGACATGCGAGCAACATTGTCGTCTGCCCATGCACATGGTCATTTAACTTTAACTTTGCACTTGAAGAAGACATGTACAACGAGGAGTCGATACAAATGCTCAAGAAGTCTGGTGCCGACTTTGAGAAGCACCGAGAGCAGGGCATCGATCCCAAGGAATTCGGCTCATTACTCACAACATCCGGCATGGTGATTTCTGAAGACGTTAACTGGATATCGTTTCATTCTGGTTACGACTTTGCATACATGCTCAAGATGTTGACATCGAAACCTCTTCCTGAAGACGAGGAAGCATACCGCAAGCTCGTCAAAATGTTCTTCCCGAAACTGCTCGACGTAAAGTATCTCTGGCGACATGCAAACAACCTCGTTAGGCGCGGCGTTATTGGCTCCACAGCAACAAACATACTCAACAACCTAGGCACGAAATCCGGTCTTCAAGATCTTGCCGACGAGCTCGGCTGCCAGCGCGTTGGCAACTCACACACGGCTGGCTCCGACGCCTGGTTAACCGGTGTAGTCTTCTGGGAAATGAAGAAGAAAATCTTCGACGGCACCGTCCCCGAGGAAATGAGCGGCCACATGTGGGGTCTCACTGGCGTCGGCCCCCCAGCAAGCGCTACCGCTCAAGCCGCCGTCATTGCTGCACAGGGCGCTTCACAGGGTCTATCTGGCTTCCAACAGGGCGTCAACAATACCTTTTATCCAGGTAACGCTCGCCATGGTGTCGATGGACCCAGTACGCCTACAAACCACCCCGCTGGTCTCGCAAACACACCTGGTCCGACGGGTATGATGACTCCTGGAGCTTATGGCTATGGCAATAAGTAG
- a CDS encoding Tymo-45kd-70kd multi-domain protein: MMANIFNRGSSLTRGASETPRRSDETQTQTKAPAQPTAGSKFAWLLSTQKSAATPSPQPSPTYHNPDDELINLKISQALFPHGPADPLAPSSFHDLLTNAEALLSRYQSAYRQLSTALVDAQSEQSAQEDELDEVETRARHLKMQLESMARRADDQDEQMRSLMEDLAFERKARQEEEAARKRSLALIRQCEHTTCQETTRRHNRISGSELSVDSGFESEAETDAASVFSRNCLSPTGTDRSSVLDSEVHDATPKGRKPQPLQRGGTSTKSRQSKVEIRTWGCENCEGGAQSAVWGRLAREREENRTLRLRVETLEEAVDGALNAVTGGWGM; the protein is encoded by the coding sequence ATGATGGCTAACATCTTCAACCGTGGATCCTCGCTTACCAGAGGAGCGTCCGAGACCCCTAGGCGATCAGACGAAACTCAGACACAGACCAAGGCGCCGGCCCAGCCGACTGCCGGCAGCAAGTTCGCGTGGTTGTTGTCCACACAAAAGAGCGCCGCCACGCCGTCGCCACAACCATCACCCACCTACCACAACCCCGATGACGAGCTCATCAACCTCAAAATCTCCCAGGCCCTCTTTCCACACGGACCTGCCGATCCGCTAGCTCCGTCGTCCTTCCACGATCTCCTCACCAATGCCGAAGCGCTGCTCTCTCGCTACCAGTCTGCCTACCGCCAACTCTCGACCGCGTTAGTCGATGCACAGTCTGAACAAAGTGCGCAGGAGGATGAGCTCGACGAGGTCGAGACGCGAGCCCGTCATCTGAAGATGCAGCTCGAGAGCATGGCAAGGCGCGCAGATGACCAGGATGAGCAGATGCGCAGTCTGATGGAAGACCTCGCGTTTGAGCGAAAGGCCCGacaagaggaagaggcaGCCCGCAAGAGGAGTCTGGCTCTCATCAGACAGTGCGAGCACACCACCTGCCAGGAAACGACGCGACGACACAACCGCATCTCCGGCTCAGAACTCAGCGTCGACTCCGGCTTTGAATCGGAGGCCGAAACCGATGCTGCCAGCGTCTTCTCCCGCAACTGCCTCAGCCCCACCGGCACCGACCGCTCCTCCGTCCTCGACAGCGAAGTCCACGACGCGACACCCAAGGGCCGGAAACCCCAGCCCTTGCAACGCGGCGGCACATCCACCAAGTCTCGCCAGAGCAAAGTGGAAATACGCACGTGGGGCTGCGAAAATTGCGAAGGCGGTGCACAATCCGCAGTCTGGGGCCGCCTCGCAAGGGAACGCGAGGAGAACCGCACACTCAGACTGCGAGTCGAGACGCTAGAAGAGGCCGTCGATGGTGCTTTGAACGCCGTGACGGGCGGATGGGGCATGTAA
- a CDS encoding putative tam domain methyltransferase protein, with amino-acid sequence MDKEPPQPDHMVAPHTAAPLKRPRADSESSASIDSITDLQPASRSFRTLTSDDVEYVHENGRTYGNDTYYMPCVYKPNNDFAEQDRLSLQHEIFLRALKGKLTTTRLLPTTRRILDLGTGPGHWAISMARQYPHAEVVGIDMVEWDIETTEATLGNSTVTWELDDLDVWGREINVDELVDKLSTMDLATNMSNRDPLESPKKPKSPTKTQNEPNSSDENMTIDLSSITPQPEPGWHFSDSFDFIHLRNLKGTFTHWEEVYTEIYNSLNPGGWIEVVDWDLGHVPSSTTPTNPNDIPLPTLRKLYVAFMEASFKSGRPLGLFYMHPSYLEEAGFEDIQTTHVNVPVGQWANDEAQKSLGKMMFVLGMETFEPVCLRLLTRWGSGGRVWTAEELREDVARAQDEIRDYVARSERGEVEGWCASFKWVTARKSWHAER; translated from the exons ATGGACAAGGAACCGCCACAACCCGACCATATGGTTGCCCCTCACACAGCCGCTCCACTCAAACGCCCAAGAGCTGACTCGGAAAGTTCGGCATCGATTGATTCAAT AACTGACCTTCAGCCCGCTAGCCGCTCTTTTCGCACCCTCACCTCGGATGATGTGGAATATGTGCATGAAAATGGTCGGACATATGGAAATGATACCTACTACATGCCGTGTGTTTACAAGCCCAACAACGACTTTGCAGAACAGGATCGGCTGTCTCTGCAACATGAAATCTTCCTTCGTGCACTCAAGGGAAAGCTCACGACTACGCGCCTGCTACCAACTACACGAAGAATACTAGATCTCGGTACTGGGCCGGGTCACTGGGCTATCTCCATGGCACGTCAATATCCACATGCAGAAGTTGTTGGGATTGACATGGTCGAGTGGGATATAGAGACGACCGAAGCTACATTGGGAAACTCTACAGTGACATGGGAGCTTGATGATTTGGACGTCTGGGGCAGAGAAATCAATGTCGATGAGCTGGTCGACAAGCTCTCCACCATGGACCTAGCCACCAACATGAGCAACCGAGATCCCCTCGAGTCACCCAAAAAGCCCAAATCGCCAACCAAAACGCAAAATGAACCAAATAGCTCAGACGAAAACATGACCATCGACCTTTCCTCCATAACACCCCAACCAGAACCCGGCTGGCACTTCAGCGACAGTTTCGATTTCATCCACCTCCGAAACTTGAAAGGCACCTTCACACACTGGGAAGAAGTCTACACTGAAATCTACAACAGCCTCAACCCCGGCGGCTGGATCGAAGTCGTAGACTGGGATCTCGGTCACGTCCCCAGCTCAACCACACCTACAAATCCAAACGACATCCCCTTGCCCACCCTCCGCAAACTCTACGTCGCCTTCATGGAAGCATCGTTCAAATCCGGTCGGCCCCTTGGTCTCTTCTATATGCACCCCTCCTACCTCGAAGAAGCCGGCTTCGAAGACATTCAAACCACACACGTCAACGTGCCTGTGGGCCAATGGGCCAACGATGAGGCGCAGAAGTCGCTTGGTAAGATGATGTTTGTGCTGGGTATGGAGACGTTCGAACCGGTTTGTCTCAGGCTGCTGACACGGTGGGGGAGTGGGGGCAGGGTGTGGACGGCCGAAGAATTGAGGGAGGATGTGGCGAGAGCGCAGGACGAGATTAGGGACTATGTGGCGAGAAGTGAGAGAGGGGAGGTGGAGGGGTGGTGTGCGAGTTTCAAGTGGGTTACGGCGAGAAAGAGTTGGCATGCTGAGAGgtga
- a CDS encoding NDUF-B12 domain containing protein → MAPRPSITGFDPKKFAASSANGTKGDPWARYEQWRYTGPFTRFNRFKGSFPGLGIATVAFAGYLVAEQLFFDDKGGHHDETV, encoded by the exons ATGGCACCGCGCCCCTCCATCACCGGCTTCGACCCGAAGAAGTTCGCCGCGTCGTCTGCAAACGGCACCAAGGGTGACCCATGGGCGCGATA TGAGCAATGGCGATACACCGGTCCCTTCACCCGCTTCAACCGCTTCAAGGGTTCTTTCCCCGGCCTCGGCATAGCGACCGTCGCATTCGCCGGATACCTCGTTGCCGAGCAGCTCTTCTTCGATGACAAGGGTGGACACCATGACGAGACGGTTTAG
- a CDS encoding protein-L-isoaspartate(D-aspartate) O-methyltransferase: MAGERQAADAIRFYDSKSWDYDATWHNDFTKRFMTYLDIQPGQEVLDLACGTGLLTFREAEAVGSKGQVVGVDVTPGMLAVATHRKTQGGDKYANTTFIKGDVLHLDETEELKGKKFDVITVASALVLFPDPQAAIEHWVEFLKPGGMIALDATHPRNLVSGMVLERVARRLELPIPYNRSWSKSEDTLKQTLESAGLEVDQTITVENQAGYGRRFYEMEQWDDFFVENVIVKDVARTFANNDIRRKAQGIYKEEWEKLAIDGKVEEVDSVFLGIARRPADGSRYVRPAIKHDVVFRGGCRCGGVQYTSSAAPSDITLCHCRACQQVSGSAFLPFTHVPRKALLFSHSDTRKVLRLSDIAERTFCSGCGAPITMTYPSDPDGLALCMSTVDLDSLKTEPAPKVVKHIFLREKAPWFVLPDDGTEPTERWGTSEVAHLVQQVEGLHVAAG; the protein is encoded by the exons ATGGCAGGCGAACGACAGGCAGCCGACGCTATTCGATTTTATGATTCAAAATCATGGGATTACGATGCCACCTGGCACAACGACTTCACAAAGCGGTTCATGACGTACCTTGATATACAGCCTGGCCAAGAAGTACTGGATCTAGCATGCGGCACAGGACTGTTGACATTCCGCGAGGCAGAAGCTGTGGGATCCAAAGGGCAAGTCGTGGGTGTGGACGTCACTCCCGGAATGCTTGCAGTCGCTACTCACAGGAAGACTCAAGGTGGCGACAAATACGCAAATACAACCTTCATCAAGGGTGATGTTCTACATCTGGATGAAACAGAAGAGCTCAAGGGAAAGAAGTTTGATGTCATCACGGTAGCTTCTGCCTTGGTCTTGTTTCCCGACCCACAAGCTGCGATCGAGCATTGGGTGGAGTTCCTGAAGCCTGGAGGCATGATTGCGCTAGATGCGACGCATCCACGAAACCTGGTGTCCGGAATGGTGCTCGAAAGGGTCGCACGCAGACTGGAACTACCCATCCCATATAATCGCTCATGGAGTAAATCTGAGGATACCCTCAAGCAAACGCTGGAGTCTGCAGGTCTAGAGGTAGACCAGACCATCACCGTCGAGAACCAAGCGGGATATGGTCGAAGATTCTATGAGATGGAGCAATGGGATGATTTCTTCGTCGAGAATGTCATCGTCAAGGATGTTGCGAGAACCTTTGCGAATAACGACATCAGAAGGAAAGCTCAAGGCATCTACAAAGAAGAGTGGGAGAAGCTGGCCATCGACGGTAAAGTGGAGGAGGTGGATTCGGTGTTTCTCGGTATCGCACGGCGGC CTGCCGACGGTTCGAGATACGTCCGACCGGCCATCAAGCACGATGTTGTCTTTAGGGGCGGGTGCCGCTGCGGCGGGGTACAATACACATCAAGTGCTGCACCCTCAGACATCACGCTGTGTCATTGCCGCGCATGCCAGCAAGTATCTGGCTCGGCCTTCCTCCCGTTCACACACGTTCCAAGGAAAGCTCTGTTGTTTAGCCACTCGGATACCCGCAAGGTTCTGAGACTATCGGACATTGCAGAACGGACATTTTGTTCGGGCTGTGGCGCTCCAATAACTATGACCTATCCTTCGGATCCTGACGGGCTTGCTTTGTGTATGTCGACGGTGGACCTGGACAGTCTCAAGACTGAGCCGGCACCGAAGGTAGTGAAGCACATTTTTCTTCGCGAGAAGGCGCCATGGTTTGTTTTGCCAGATGACGGCACTGAGCCCACTGAGCGTTGGGGAACTTCGGAGGTTGCGCACCTAGTGCAGCAAGTAGAGGGCTTGCATGTAGCGGCGGGATGA